Proteins encoded by one window of Prevotella nigrescens:
- a CDS encoding DUF4835 family protein translates to MKRSANVWWLTTLLTSWFLFFSSTTVAQELQAKITINHNQIQGTDKSVFENLQQTLEQFVNERQWTHLKFQKNERIVCNFNITVTKYDASNNAFTCTALIQANRPVYNSAYTSTLFNFKDGDFNFEFAQFDQIEFNEETINNQLTALFAYYAYLIIGIDLDSFSPMGGDDILQRCMNLTNNAQNLSFTGWKAFENSKNRFAIINDYIDGGMKPFRQLQYDYYRTGLDEMANSPERGRTNITTALQNDLKKAHEDKPMSMWPQIWTDYKKDELANIYNKKGTQKEKESVYDILFSINASQNATWDKIKQ, encoded by the coding sequence ATGAAAAGAAGTGCAAACGTTTGGTGGCTCACGACATTATTAACGAGTTGGTTTCTATTCTTTAGCAGCACGACTGTAGCACAAGAACTACAAGCCAAGATAACCATCAATCATAATCAGATACAAGGAACCGATAAGTCGGTGTTCGAAAATCTGCAGCAAACGCTTGAGCAGTTTGTCAACGAACGCCAATGGACACATCTTAAGTTCCAGAAGAACGAACGGATTGTTTGCAACTTTAATATCACAGTAACCAAGTACGATGCAAGCAACAACGCATTTACTTGCACGGCACTTATACAAGCAAACAGACCCGTGTATAACTCCGCATACACGTCTACTTTGTTTAATTTTAAAGACGGAGACTTCAACTTTGAGTTTGCGCAGTTCGACCAGATAGAGTTCAACGAGGAAACTATCAACAATCAGCTTACTGCTCTCTTTGCATATTATGCCTATCTCATCATCGGGATAGACCTCGATTCGTTTTCACCAATGGGTGGCGACGACATACTACAACGTTGCATGAATCTTACCAACAATGCACAGAACTTAAGCTTCACGGGTTGGAAAGCGTTCGAAAATTCCAAGAACCGGTTTGCCATCATCAACGATTATATCGACGGAGGAATGAAACCGTTCCGACAGCTGCAATACGATTACTATCGCACGGGGTTAGACGAAATGGCAAACAGTCCGGAACGAGGACGGACAAACATAACCACTGCTCTGCAAAACGACCTGAAAAAGGCGCACGAAGACAAGCCCATGAGTATGTGGCCGCAAATTTGGACAGACTATAAAAAAGACGAACTCGCCAATATTTATAACAAAAAAGGTACACAGAAGGAAAAAGAGTCGGTCTACGACATTCTGTTCAGCATCAATGCCAGTCAGAATGCTACGTGGGACAAGATTAAACAATAA